In one window of Marinobacter salsuginis DNA:
- a CDS encoding tetratricopeptide repeat protein, which yields MQSYRHDLKATVLAALVFMAPNATTAQASDDQIRVAREMIRTLEAYAVYKMGQYDLAFERYLTLAEDGNPQGMLNVANMYSEGKGVEQSYSNAFRWYLRAAEIGDWIAMEQVESAYRTGKGVQKDTERAEYWEMRARAGD from the coding sequence ATGCAATCATACAGGCACGATCTCAAAGCAACGGTACTCGCGGCGTTAGTCTTTATGGCACCCAATGCAACTACAGCCCAGGCGTCGGATGACCAGATTCGCGTTGCTCGGGAAATGATCAGAACGCTGGAAGCCTATGCCGTTTATAAAATGGGTCAGTATGACCTTGCGTTCGAGCGCTATCTTACACTCGCCGAGGACGGGAATCCTCAGGGCATGCTTAACGTAGCTAACATGTACTCGGAGGGTAAGGGAGTAGAACAGAGTTACAGCAATGCCTTTCGTTGGTATCTGCGGGCAGCTGAAATCGGCGACTGGATTGCCATGGAACAGGTTGAAAGCGCTTACCGCACGGGAAAAGGCGTGCAGAAGGACACCGAGCGCGCTGAGTATTGGGAAATGCGCGCCCGAGCTGGTGACTGA
- a CDS encoding winged helix-turn-helix transcriptional regulator: MRWEELDQEPCSVARALAVVGDRWTLIILRDCFLGVRRFDQFESRLGITRHVLTDRLKKLVENDVLTKVPYQEKPLREEYRLTEKGLALHPVIMALVHWGNTYMTDERGVPLIHIHKSCGHRMSPVTTCSECGEEITARDIRVEVGPNWERTARDLIPKRAPKQ; the protein is encoded by the coding sequence ATGCGTTGGGAAGAGCTGGATCAAGAGCCATGTTCAGTGGCCAGAGCCTTGGCTGTTGTCGGTGATCGCTGGACACTCATCATCCTGCGGGACTGTTTTCTGGGAGTACGTCGATTCGATCAGTTCGAAAGCCGGCTTGGCATTACCCGTCACGTCTTAACGGACCGGCTGAAAAAGCTCGTTGAGAACGATGTACTGACCAAAGTTCCGTATCAGGAAAAACCACTTCGAGAGGAATACCGGCTGACCGAAAAAGGGCTAGCCCTACACCCGGTAATCATGGCACTGGTGCATTGGGGCAACACTTACATGACCGATGAGCGCGGGGTTCCTCTGATACACATCCATAAATCCTGCGGCCACCGCATGTCTCCGGTGACTACTTGCTCCGAATGCGGTGAGGAAATAACTGCTCGGGACATTCGTGTCGAAGTCGGTCCCAATTGGGAGAGGACAGCCCGCGATCTGATCCCAAAACGCGCTCCCAAGCAATGA
- a CDS encoding SDR family oxidoreductase, with protein sequence MTNDEQQVAVVIGAGDATGGAIAQRFAREGYVVVATRRHQDALAPLVQKIEENGGKAIGLGCDARDEEAMCGLFSKIESEIGEVGVVVFNIGANVQFSITETTGRVYRKVWEMAAFAGFLAGREAAKVMLPRSRGTIIFTGATASMRGGAGFAAFSSAKFALRALAQSMARELGPKGIHVAHSIIDGAIDTAFIRDNFPDRYALKAQGGILDPDHIAEQYWRLHEQPRDCWTHELDLRPWMETF encoded by the coding sequence ATGACAAATGACGAACAACAAGTGGCTGTAGTGATCGGTGCCGGCGACGCCACTGGTGGGGCGATTGCACAACGATTTGCCAGAGAGGGCTATGTGGTCGTTGCAACAAGACGTCATCAGGACGCCTTAGCTCCGCTCGTCCAAAAGATTGAAGAAAATGGCGGTAAGGCCATCGGACTGGGCTGCGATGCTCGTGACGAAGAGGCTATGTGCGGTTTGTTCTCAAAAATTGAGTCAGAAATCGGTGAAGTAGGTGTTGTGGTGTTCAACATCGGTGCCAATGTTCAGTTTTCGATTACCGAGACAACCGGACGTGTTTACCGAAAGGTGTGGGAAATGGCCGCATTCGCGGGATTCCTTGCTGGCAGGGAGGCGGCCAAAGTCATGCTGCCGCGGAGCCGGGGAACCATCATCTTTACGGGTGCTACGGCTTCCATGCGGGGCGGTGCCGGTTTTGCCGCGTTTTCCAGTGCCAAGTTCGCCTTGAGAGCCCTGGCTCAGAGTATGGCCAGAGAACTGGGGCCCAAAGGTATTCACGTGGCGCACTCAATCATCGACGGTGCGATTGACACCGCCTTTATCCGCGATAACTTTCCAGATCGCTACGCGCTTAAAGCGCAGGGCGGTATCCTCGATCCCGACCATATTGCAGAGCAGTATTGGCGGCTCCACGAACAACCCAGAGACTGCTGGACCCATGAACTGGACCTCCGGCCCTGGATGGAAACCTTTTAG
- a CDS encoding 2-hydroxychromene-2-carboxylate isomerase, whose product MTQIIDFYFDVGSPASYLAWTQLPALAQRANSDIRWKPMLLGGVFKATDNQSPAMNPTKSRYTRMDMERFARAYGVTLNFNPYFPINTLLLMRGAVGFLGAPEFHRYLEAVFRAMWVDQKNMNDPEVAANVLSLAGFNPGKVLALCEDPSVKAELKRLTEEAVRRGIFGAPTFFVGDEMFFGQDRMPQLENYLSVSRGAEI is encoded by the coding sequence ATGACTCAAATAATCGATTTCTATTTTGATGTGGGAAGCCCTGCCAGTTACCTGGCCTGGACACAGCTGCCCGCGCTGGCTCAAAGAGCAAACTCAGACATACGCTGGAAGCCCATGCTGCTGGGGGGCGTCTTCAAAGCTACCGACAATCAGTCGCCAGCGATGAATCCAACGAAATCCCGCTATACACGCATGGATATGGAACGTTTTGCTCGGGCTTACGGTGTGACCCTGAACTTCAATCCCTATTTCCCGATAAACACGCTTTTACTGATGCGGGGTGCCGTTGGCTTTTTGGGTGCTCCGGAGTTTCATCGGTATCTGGAAGCAGTGTTTCGCGCGATGTGGGTTGATCAGAAAAACATGAATGATCCCGAAGTCGCGGCTAACGTGCTTTCCCTGGCAGGATTTAATCCCGGCAAAGTGCTGGCTCTTTGTGAAGACCCATCCGTAAAGGCCGAACTCAAACGGCTCACCGAAGAAGCGGTAAGGCGTGGTATCTTTGGCGCTCCTACGTTTTTCGTTGGTGACGAGATGTTCTTCGGACAAGATCGAATGCCGCAGTTGGAAAATTACCTTTCAGTCAGCCGGGGAGCAGAAATTTGA
- a CDS encoding MFS transporter: MNASSGTYDRLINPVLIAGCIIILVSFAVRASFGLFQLPIALEFQWPRESFSLAIAIQNLFWGIGQPIFGAFAERYGDRKAILGGGAFYVVGLVLSAFAITPGQHQLLEMLVGFGIAGTGFGVILAVVGRAASDKHRSMALGIATAAGSAGQIVGPPVANALLSQMPWQSVFLACAGFIVLSMMALLLMRAPKPQKPMGSEEPIGVVIKRAVRDPSFLFIFIGFFSCGYQLAFITAHFPAFITEMCGPIAPDSLLYTLGVTSASGLGAISIALIGLFNIGGTLCAGWLGNKYSRKYLLASVYLLRTLVSAAFIMTPITPETVVLFSVAMGSLWLATVPLTSGLVAHIYGLKYMGTLYGLVFFSHQLGGFLGVWLGGAMYDTYNDYTLVWWVGVGVGALSAVIHLPVKEYPWSQRKATALAA, encoded by the coding sequence TTGAACGCCTCTTCGGGCACCTATGATCGGCTGATCAACCCTGTCCTGATTGCCGGGTGCATCATCATTCTGGTCAGTTTCGCGGTTCGTGCTTCGTTCGGGCTGTTCCAGTTGCCGATTGCCCTGGAGTTTCAATGGCCGCGGGAGTCGTTTTCACTGGCCATTGCGATTCAGAACCTGTTCTGGGGCATAGGGCAACCGATCTTTGGCGCCTTCGCGGAACGCTATGGCGACCGGAAGGCGATTCTGGGCGGTGGCGCTTTTTACGTGGTCGGGTTGGTGTTGTCGGCTTTTGCTATAACTCCTGGGCAACATCAGTTGCTGGAAATGCTGGTTGGTTTCGGCATCGCGGGTACGGGGTTCGGAGTCATCCTCGCCGTGGTCGGGCGTGCGGCTTCAGACAAACACCGGTCGATGGCGCTCGGAATCGCCACGGCAGCAGGTTCTGCCGGCCAGATCGTCGGTCCGCCCGTGGCCAACGCTCTTCTTAGCCAGATGCCCTGGCAGTCGGTGTTTCTTGCCTGCGCAGGCTTTATCGTGCTCTCCATGATGGCTTTGTTGCTCATGCGAGCACCGAAGCCGCAGAAGCCCATGGGGAGCGAGGAGCCCATCGGTGTTGTCATCAAGCGTGCGGTGCGTGACCCGTCGTTCCTGTTTATTTTTATCGGTTTCTTTTCCTGTGGCTACCAACTGGCTTTTATCACTGCACACTTCCCGGCGTTCATTACGGAAATGTGCGGCCCAATTGCCCCGGACAGCCTGCTATATACGCTTGGGGTGACGTCGGCTTCCGGTCTTGGCGCCATTTCCATCGCACTGATTGGGCTGTTCAATATTGGCGGAACACTGTGCGCTGGTTGGCTGGGTAACAAGTACTCCCGGAAATACCTGTTGGCCAGCGTCTACCTGCTGAGAACGCTTGTGTCGGCGGCCTTTATCATGACCCCGATCACCCCAGAAACGGTGGTGCTGTTTTCCGTTGCCATGGGTTCGCTCTGGTTGGCCACCGTACCGTTGACATCGGGGCTGGTCGCTCATATTTACGGCCTGAAATACATGGGTACGCTCTACGGCCTGGTATTCTTTTCCCATCAACTGGGCGGCTTTTTGGGGGTCTGGCTGGGTGGCGCGATGTATGACACCTACAACGACTATACTCTGGTCTGGTGGGTTGGCGTGGGGGTCGGGGCCCTGTCAGCGGTGATTCACTTGCCGGTTAAGGAATATCCCTGGTCTCAGCGAAAGGCGACAGCGCTGGCCGCTTGA
- a CDS encoding YaeQ family protein produces MALKATIHKATLNIADMDRHYYADHHLTVAQHPSETDQRMMIRLLAFALNASETLEFTKGLSTDDEPELWQKDLTGEIEVWIELGLPEEDRLRKACNRAGKVILYTYGDRAFPVWWDKHHGKLERFDNLTIFHLPGDSTEALAKLANRSMSFQVTIQDGEVTFSNDSNLVTITPEQRLIQS; encoded by the coding sequence ATGGCGCTCAAAGCAACCATCCACAAGGCGACGCTCAACATTGCCGACATGGACCGTCACTACTACGCGGATCATCACCTGACTGTGGCCCAACATCCGTCAGAAACCGACCAGCGAATGATGATCCGACTGCTCGCCTTTGCCCTGAACGCCAGCGAGACCCTGGAATTCACCAAGGGGCTGAGCACCGATGACGAACCCGAGCTTTGGCAGAAAGACCTGACCGGCGAGATTGAAGTGTGGATTGAGCTGGGGCTGCCAGAAGAGGATCGACTGAGAAAGGCCTGTAACCGCGCCGGCAAAGTGATCCTGTACACCTATGGCGATCGGGCTTTCCCCGTCTGGTGGGACAAACATCATGGCAAGCTGGAGCGTTTCGACAACCTCACCATCTTTCACCTGCCCGGCGACAGCACCGAAGCCCTGGCCAAGCTCGCCAACCGCTCCATGAGCTTCCAGGTAACCATTCAGGACGGCGAAGTCACCTTCAGCAACGACAGCAATCTGGTGACAATCACCCCGGAGCAGCGACTCATCCAAAGCTGA
- a CDS encoding CidA/LrgA family protein has translation MPMLRGFLVLVLFFILGESVRLLLALPVSGGVLGMVVITFTLMVKGSVSDDLARASQGLISVLVLLIMPGVVGVFFTADQFSGQWLAVAAALLAGTFLSVLTTLLLMKAVTARGVSDHE, from the coding sequence ATGCCGATGTTGCGTGGTTTTCTGGTTCTGGTGCTGTTTTTTATTCTTGGCGAGTCTGTGCGCCTGCTTCTGGCGTTGCCGGTGAGTGGCGGCGTGCTGGGTATGGTGGTTATTACGTTTACCCTGATGGTTAAAGGCAGTGTCAGTGATGATCTGGCCCGGGCCAGCCAGGGCCTGATTTCGGTACTTGTACTCCTGATCATGCCGGGAGTTGTGGGGGTGTTCTTCACGGCGGACCAGTTCTCGGGCCAATGGCTGGCGGTTGCGGCGGCGCTATTGGCGGGCACCTTCCTGAGTGTTCTGACGACTTTGCTGTTAATGAAGGCTGTGACCGCCAGGGGAGTGAGCGATCATGAGTGA
- a CDS encoding LrgB family protein: MSEFFARFQALPDTLAATPILAIGLTLGAFFAGNWLFSRIGRPLWLPPVVLSACLLSGVIAALAVDYQDYQQGARWLTVLLGPATVALGIPLYQQMHHIRAMWRPIVVTLPIAATMAAVYAVVIGWALGATPEVLASLAPKSVTAPIAIGITEQLGGSVPLMMGGLLITGVVATLFVDLLARLLPVKDERILGFALGLNGHAIGTARAFEISHAAGAFASLGMGLTGVFTALILPLVFRL; this comes from the coding sequence ATGAGTGAATTTTTTGCCCGCTTCCAGGCGTTACCGGACACGCTTGCCGCCACTCCAATCCTGGCGATCGGTTTGACGCTTGGTGCCTTCTTCGCCGGCAACTGGCTTTTTTCCCGCATCGGGCGGCCCCTGTGGTTGCCGCCGGTGGTCCTCTCTGCGTGCCTGTTGTCCGGTGTTATCGCAGCGTTGGCGGTGGATTACCAGGATTACCAGCAAGGCGCGCGCTGGCTGACGGTATTGCTGGGGCCGGCCACCGTGGCGTTGGGGATTCCGCTTTACCAACAGATGCACCATATCCGTGCCATGTGGCGCCCGATTGTGGTCACTCTGCCGATTGCCGCCACCATGGCGGCGGTTTACGCCGTCGTGATTGGCTGGGCTCTGGGGGCCACGCCGGAGGTGCTGGCGTCCCTGGCGCCCAAGTCGGTAACAGCACCCATCGCCATTGGAATAACGGAGCAATTGGGCGGTTCCGTGCCCCTCATGATGGGCGGGCTTCTGATTACCGGCGTGGTGGCAACCCTCTTCGTTGACCTGCTTGCGCGGCTTTTGCCGGTTAAAGACGAGCGTATCCTCGGTTTTGCCCTGGGTTTGAATGGTCATGCGATTGGCACGGCGCGGGCGTTTGAAATCAGTCACGCCGCCGGTGCCTTTGCCTCGCTCGGGATGGGGCTCACTGGCGTGTTTACGGCCCTGATCTTACCTCTGGTTTTCCGGCTGTAA
- a CDS encoding ABC transporter substrate-binding protein: protein MKKLIAAFVGSMALASAPVALSAEATKELKMAYDADPVTLDIHEQLSGGILQLSHMTFDPLLRWTKDLGFEPRLAESWERIDENTMRFKLREGVKFHSGNELTTADVKFTFDRLKQSQDFKAIFKPFSSINIIDDYTFELVTREPYPLLLNTATYIFPFDSEFYTGQTEDGKDKSAILKHGNSFASENLSGTGPYTVTERKQGVRVEFERFDDYWDTESPGNVGKIVLTPIKENNTRVSALLSGGVDFIAPVPPNDLERIRNDKNANLVTMSGTRIILFHMNQERVEAFKNPKVRQAIAYAVNQEGIAAKIMKGFATPAAQMSPEGYQGYNESLKPRFDVAKAQQLMKEAGYEDGFTITMMAPNNRYVNDDKIAQAVAAMLARINIKVDLKTLPKAQYWPEYDNRAADMMMIGWHADTEDSANFYEFLTFCPDADSGAGQYNAGNYCNPEIDALVQKANVETDLDKRAAMLQEVEQRLYDDAAFVPLHWQDLAWASKKNVKIEPVLNVMNFPYLGDLVIE, encoded by the coding sequence ATGAAAAAACTGATTGCAGCATTTGTCGGTTCCATGGCCCTGGCATCGGCACCGGTAGCCCTCTCTGCCGAGGCGACCAAGGAACTGAAGATGGCGTACGACGCCGACCCCGTGACCCTCGATATTCATGAGCAGCTGTCTGGCGGCATCCTTCAACTGTCCCATATGACCTTCGATCCGCTGCTGCGCTGGACCAAGGATCTTGGCTTTGAGCCGCGACTGGCAGAGAGCTGGGAGCGGATTGACGAAAACACCATGCGCTTCAAACTGCGTGAGGGCGTTAAGTTCCATTCCGGCAACGAGCTGACGACCGCCGATGTGAAGTTCACCTTCGATCGCCTGAAGCAGAGCCAGGATTTCAAGGCCATCTTCAAGCCTTTCAGCAGCATTAACATCATCGATGATTACACCTTCGAGCTGGTGACCCGCGAGCCGTATCCGCTGCTGCTGAATACCGCCACCTATATTTTCCCGTTCGACAGCGAGTTCTACACCGGCCAGACCGAAGACGGCAAGGACAAGAGTGCCATCCTCAAGCACGGCAACTCCTTCGCGTCCGAGAATCTGTCGGGTACCGGTCCGTATACCGTGACTGAGCGCAAGCAGGGTGTGCGCGTCGAGTTCGAACGCTTTGACGACTACTGGGATACCGAGTCTCCGGGTAACGTCGGCAAGATCGTGCTGACTCCGATCAAGGAGAACAACACCCGCGTTTCTGCCCTGCTGTCTGGTGGCGTCGACTTCATCGCGCCGGTTCCGCCCAATGATCTGGAGCGTATCCGCAACGACAAGAACGCCAACCTGGTCACCATGAGCGGTACCCGCATCATCCTGTTCCACATGAACCAGGAGCGTGTGGAAGCCTTCAAGAACCCGAAGGTTCGCCAGGCAATCGCCTATGCGGTCAATCAGGAAGGCATTGCAGCCAAGATCATGAAGGGTTTCGCAACCCCGGCCGCCCAGATGTCCCCAGAAGGCTACCAGGGTTATAACGAGTCTCTGAAACCGCGCTTCGATGTGGCCAAGGCCCAGCAACTGATGAAGGAAGCCGGTTATGAGGATGGCTTCACCATCACCATGATGGCGCCGAACAACCGCTACGTGAACGACGACAAGATCGCTCAGGCAGTGGCCGCCATGCTGGCGCGCATCAACATCAAGGTGGATCTGAAAACCCTGCCGAAGGCCCAGTACTGGCCGGAGTACGACAACCGTGCGGCGGACATGATGATGATCGGCTGGCATGCGGATACCGAGGACTCCGCCAACTTCTACGAGTTCCTGACCTTCTGCCCGGATGCCGACAGCGGCGCTGGCCAGTACAACGCCGGCAACTACTGCAACCCTGAAATCGACGCCCTGGTACAGAAGGCCAACGTCGAGACCGACCTGGACAAGCGCGCGGCCATGTTGCAGGAAGTGGAGCAGCGTCTGTATGACGACGCCGCCTTTGTTCCGCTGCACTGGCAGGACCTGGCCTGGGCTTCGAAGAAGAATGTGAAGATTGAGCCGGTGCTCAACGTCATGAACTTCCCGTACCTGGGTGACCTGGTTATCGAGTAA
- a CDS encoding ABC transporter permease → MLAFLVQRISQAFLVMFVISVIAFAIQDGLGDPLQEMVGMSVSEEEREAIRDELGLNDPMVVQYLRFAGNALQGDLGNSYFYSKPTLEVIAEHLPATLELVIGASLIIVFLSVPIGVYAAIRPQAWLSKFFMGVSTVGISIPVFLTAIVLIQLFSIGVTVSWFPSDTGWGQWLNEFFSTEGGLPSYGRGDELTHLFGTWESGFFSSGGLMHLILPSVSLASIMLPLFIRLIRAEMMEVLQSDYVRYARAKGLSAGRINFLHALKNTMLPVITVGGVQIGIMVAYTILTETVFQWPGVGLMFLEAITRSDIPLIVAYLMVVGLIFVITNTLVDLIYGLVNPTVKLTGKKA, encoded by the coding sequence ATGTTAGCGTTTTTGGTTCAGCGGATTTCCCAGGCGTTTCTGGTCATGTTTGTGATCAGTGTGATTGCCTTTGCCATTCAGGATGGCCTCGGGGACCCGCTTCAGGAAATGGTGGGGATGTCCGTCTCCGAGGAGGAGCGGGAAGCCATTCGAGACGAGCTTGGCCTAAATGACCCGATGGTGGTGCAGTACCTGCGTTTTGCGGGCAATGCGCTGCAGGGTGACCTGGGCAACTCCTACTTCTACAGCAAACCTACCTTGGAAGTGATTGCCGAGCACCTGCCGGCAACACTGGAACTGGTCATCGGTGCCAGCCTGATTATTGTGTTTCTATCTGTGCCGATCGGTGTCTATGCCGCGATCCGGCCCCAGGCGTGGTTATCCAAATTCTTTATGGGCGTCAGTACCGTGGGTATTTCCATCCCGGTGTTCCTGACGGCCATTGTGCTGATTCAGCTGTTCTCCATTGGTGTGACGGTGAGCTGGTTTCCGTCGGACACCGGCTGGGGGCAGTGGCTGAACGAGTTCTTTTCCACCGAGGGCGGGTTGCCCTCCTATGGTCGCGGTGATGAGCTGACGCACCTGTTCGGCACCTGGGAATCCGGCTTTTTCTCAAGCGGTGGCCTGATGCACCTGATCCTGCCATCGGTGTCGCTGGCCTCGATCATGCTGCCGCTGTTCATCCGGCTGATCCGGGCCGAGATGATGGAAGTGTTGCAGAGCGACTACGTCCGCTACGCTCGTGCCAAAGGCCTCAGTGCCGGCCGCATCAACTTCCTGCATGCTCTCAAGAACACCATGCTGCCGGTGATCACCGTCGGCGGTGTGCAGATCGGCATCATGGTGGCTTACACCATCCTCACGGAAACCGTGTTCCAGTGGCCGGGCGTGGGCCTGATGTTCCTGGAAGCCATTACCCGCAGCGACATCCCGCTGATCGTGGCTTACCTGATGGTGGTGGGCCTGATCTTCGTGATTACCAATACCCTGGTGGATCTGATCTACGGACTGGTGAACCCCACCGTCAAACTGACAGGAAAGAAAGCATGA
- a CDS encoding ABC transporter permease produces the protein MTTATVSRWDRFRESFFWYSFKRDKVAIVSFAVLLLMVLAAVFAPLLAPADPYDLAQINIMNSELPPVGMSGADPAFPLGTDAQGRDLLSTILYGTRVSLMIGFGAVVLQAFLGILFGLLAGYLGGKVDAVLMRIADVQLSFSTLMVAIIVGAVFKASFGNLMFGEIAIYMLIFIIGVAEWPQIARTVRASVLAEKKKEYVDAAKVMGFGTRRIMFRHILPNTLSPIFVIATVQIANAIISEAALSFLGLGMPETQPSLGSLIKSGFDYIQSGSWWITLIPGLVLVVLVLVINLLGDWLRDVMNPRLYKG, from the coding sequence ATGACAACGGCAACGGTTTCCCGCTGGGACCGCTTCCGCGAGTCCTTCTTCTGGTACAGCTTCAAGCGCGACAAGGTGGCCATTGTCAGCTTCGCCGTGTTGCTGCTGATGGTGCTGGCGGCGGTGTTTGCGCCCCTGCTGGCACCCGCCGATCCCTACGATCTGGCGCAGATCAATATCATGAATTCCGAGCTGCCCCCGGTGGGCATGAGCGGAGCTGATCCGGCCTTCCCCCTGGGCACCGACGCTCAGGGCAGGGATCTGCTGTCCACGATTCTTTACGGTACCCGGGTGTCCCTGATGATCGGTTTCGGGGCGGTGGTCCTGCAGGCGTTTCTGGGCATTCTGTTCGGCCTCCTCGCCGGCTACCTGGGTGGCAAGGTAGACGCGGTGCTGATGCGTATTGCCGATGTGCAATTGTCCTTCTCCACTCTAATGGTTGCCATCATCGTGGGCGCAGTATTCAAGGCCAGCTTCGGCAACCTGATGTTCGGTGAGATCGCCATCTACATGCTGATCTTCATCATCGGTGTCGCCGAGTGGCCCCAGATTGCCCGCACCGTTCGTGCCTCGGTGCTGGCGGAGAAAAAGAAGGAATACGTCGACGCCGCCAAGGTGATGGGCTTCGGGACACGTCGGATCATGTTCCGGCATATCCTGCCCAACACGCTGTCGCCCATCTTTGTTATCGCCACGGTCCAGATTGCCAACGCCATTATCTCCGAGGCGGCCCTGTCGTTCCTGGGGCTTGGCATGCCGGAGACCCAGCCGTCGCTGGGCTCGTTGATCAAATCCGGCTTCGACTACATCCAGAGCGGTTCCTGGTGGATCACACTGATCCCGGGCCTGGTGCTGGTGGTGCTCGTTCTGGTCATCAACCTGTTGGGTGACTGGTTGCGGGATGTGATGAACCCACGGCTGTACAAGGGGTAA
- a CDS encoding ABC transporter ATP-binding protein, protein MALLEVKDLDVRFAVRGGDLTALRGISFTLDKGERLGLVGESGAGKSVAAFSILNLIAKPGYIAGGQILFEGKDLAAMSERELRKIRGNRIAMIFQDPMMTLNPVLTIGTQMVEAILAHRKISKKEARAIALDRLQKVQIPSPEKRLDQYPHELSGGMRQRVIIAIALLLDPEIIIADEPTTALDVTIQAEIMDLLLNLCEQENVALMLITHDLGVVSQVTQRMLVMYSGRIIEQGPTREIINDAQHPYTQGLINALPQMGEPGERLFQIPGSMPSLKNVPSGCPFHPRCKFATEQCKQAMPEYVRSGNVNVACYEVANLIEQEKRMQEAES, encoded by the coding sequence ATGGCACTGTTGGAAGTTAAAGATCTGGATGTGCGCTTTGCTGTCCGTGGTGGTGATCTGACCGCGCTGCGGGGAATCAGTTTTACCCTCGACAAGGGTGAGCGCTTGGGCCTGGTTGGTGAATCCGGTGCCGGTAAGTCGGTGGCGGCGTTCTCGATTCTCAACCTGATTGCCAAGCCGGGCTACATCGCCGGCGGGCAGATCCTGTTCGAGGGCAAGGATCTGGCGGCCATGAGCGAGCGGGAACTGCGGAAAATCCGTGGTAACCGCATTGCCATGATCTTCCAGGACCCGATGATGACCCTGAACCCGGTGCTCACCATTGGCACCCAGATGGTCGAGGCTATCCTGGCCCACAGGAAGATCAGTAAAAAAGAAGCCCGCGCCATTGCGCTGGACCGGCTGCAAAAAGTGCAGATTCCGTCGCCGGAGAAGCGTCTGGATCAGTACCCTCATGAATTGTCCGGAGGTATGCGCCAGCGGGTGATCATTGCCATCGCTCTGCTGCTGGACCCGGAAATCATCATCGCCGATGAGCCGACAACGGCTCTGGATGTCACCATCCAGGCGGAAATCATGGACCTGCTACTGAACCTGTGCGAGCAGGAGAATGTGGCGCTGATGCTGATTACCCACGATCTGGGCGTGGTCTCACAGGTCACCCAGCGAATGCTGGTCATGTATTCCGGCCGGATCATCGAGCAGGGCCCGACCCGGGAAATTATTAACGATGCCCAGCACCCCTACACCCAGGGGCTGATCAACGCGTTGCCCCAGATGGGCGAGCCCGGCGAGCGTCTGTTCCAGATTCCCGGGTCAATGCCGTCTCTGAAGAATGTGCCCTCGGGCTGCCCGTTCCATCCCCGCTGCAAGTTCGCCACCGAACAGTGCAAGCAGGCGATGCCCGAGTATGTCCGCTCTGGCAATGTGAATGTGGCCTGTTACGAAGTCGCCAACCTGATTGAGCAGGAGAAACGCATGCAGGAGGCCGAATCATGA